A window of the Candidatus Poribacteria bacterium genome harbors these coding sequences:
- the carA gene encoding glutamine-hydrolyzing carbamoyl-phosphate synthase small subunit yields MKAILALADGTVFEGEQFGATGETIGEVVFNTSMTGYQEVLTDPSYKGQIVTMTYPLIGNYGCNEADVESIGPQVEGFVVREYSAYYSNWRSKWSLDSYLAEHDVIGIQGIDTRALTRRLRVHGVMNGCLSTEDVNPESLIAKAKAWHGLVGWDLVQRVTCPSSYAWRQPEENNSHPKYRVIALDFGIKYNILRQLTEHGCEVQVVPAKTSAEEILAAEPDGIFLSNGPGDPMPVDYAIQTIQTLIGKKPLFGICLGHQLLGLALGGKTFKLKFGHRGVNQPVKHFETDRVEITSQNHGFCVDIDSLPNSVDVTHINLNDDTLEGIQHREYPIFSVQYHPEASPGPHDASYLFSRFTEMME; encoded by the coding sequence ATGAAAGCGATTCTCGCATTAGCGGACGGGACAGTCTTTGAAGGCGAGCAGTTTGGCGCGACAGGCGAAACCATCGGCGAAGTCGTCTTTAATACCAGTATGACGGGCTATCAGGAAGTTTTGACCGATCCTTCCTACAAAGGACAGATCGTAACGATGACATATCCATTGATAGGCAACTACGGTTGCAACGAAGCAGACGTAGAATCTATCGGTCCACAGGTAGAAGGGTTTGTCGTTCGTGAATACAGTGCATACTATAGTAATTGGCGCTCAAAATGGAGTTTGGATTCTTATCTCGCTGAACACGACGTTATTGGCATCCAAGGCATTGATACTCGCGCACTCACCCGCCGCCTCCGTGTTCACGGGGTAATGAACGGATGTCTCTCCACAGAGGATGTGAATCCTGAGAGTCTTATCGCGAAAGCCAAAGCGTGGCACGGTTTGGTAGGCTGGGACTTGGTGCAACGGGTGACGTGTCCGAGTTCGTATGCGTGGCGACAACCTGAAGAAAACAACTCCCATCCCAAATATCGCGTCATTGCCCTCGATTTCGGCATCAAATATAACATTTTGCGCCAACTGACCGAACACGGTTGTGAGGTTCAAGTCGTGCCAGCAAAAACATCCGCTGAAGAGATCCTCGCAGCGGAACCGGATGGTATATTTCTCTCAAATGGACCGGGGGATCCAATGCCAGTTGACTATGCGATCCAGACCATTCAAACACTCATAGGCAAAAAGCCGCTTTTCGGTATCTGCTTAGGACATCAGTTGCTGGGGCTCGCGCTGGGTGGAAAGACATTTAAATTGAAATTCGGACACCGGGGTGTGAACCAACCTGTCAAACATTTTGAGACGGACCGAGTCGAAATTACCTCACAAAATCATGGATTCTGCGTTGATATCGATTCACTACCGAACAGTGTTGACGTTACACATATCAATCTGAATGATGACACACTTGAGGGAATACAACACCGGGAATATCCCATTTTTTCTGTACAATATCATCCGGAAGCATCACCGGGTCCACACGATGCAAGTTATCTTTTCTCGCGTTTTACTGAAATGATGGAATAG
- the carB gene encoding carbamoyl-phosphate synthase large subunit: MPKRTDIDKILIIGSGAIIIGQACEFDYSGTQACKALKEEGYEITLVNSNPATIMTDPDFADQTYIEPITADTVELIIAKERPQALLPTLGGQTALNVSVELAESGVLDEYEVELIGAKLPAIQKAEDRALFKEAMTKIGLAVPKSGIAHSVQEALALVQEIGFPAIIRPAFTLGGTGGGIAYNIEEYEKMVASGLALSPINELLIEESVIGWKEFELEVMRDGADNVVIICSIENVDAMGVHTGDSITVAPIQTLTDKEYQLMRDSAIKIIREIGVDTGGSNIQFAVDPKTGKQVVIEMNPRVSRSSALASKATGFPIAKIAAKLAVGYNLDEIPNDITAETPACFEPTIDYVVVKIPRWAFEKFQGTDETLTTQMKSVGEAMAIGRTFKEALQKGLRSLETGWHGLDNHPLEALPLSELPSKLSIPNVKRIFYIKAALARGMSIEEIHAYTHIDPFFLYNMKEIVDFENALSEPDARHYIDQHLQNPDTDGEVPKKLLQQAKQFGFSDRQLGDIYGVSEETIRECRKGLGVHATFKTVDTCAAEFEAETPYYYSTCSSEDEVRPSDKPKIMILGGGPNRIGQGIEFDYCCVHAALALKADGYETIMVNSNPETVSTDYDTSDRLYFEPLTCEDVLNIYHKEKPSGVIVQFGGQTPLNLAIALKAAGVPIIGTSPEDIARSEDRRLFKAVLDDIGLMQPPNGTATSSEEAAPIAAALGYPVIVRPSYVLGGRAMQIVYDEELLHEYMHSAVQASPEHPVLIDKYLEEAIEVDVDAISDGNLTVIGGIMEHIEEAGIHSGDSDCVLPPYTLVDEQIENLKTFTYALAKALNVRGLMNVQYAIKNDEIYVLEVNPRASRTIPFVSKAIGVPLAKLAARAMAGKSLTELGFTNEIEPAYFSVKAPVFPFNRFPGSNTRLGPEMKSTGEVMGIDTDVSRAFAKAQKACGYTLPLGGKVFISVKNKDKRAIIFIAKKLTDMGFELIATHGTAKVLLRNGMESELVFSIGKGRPTIHDYIKNHAVDLIINTPTGDLHRPNELLIREMAIAHDIPIFSTIPGAAAAVNAIDALQRGDITVTPLQDYFQLL, encoded by the coding sequence ATGCCAAAACGAACAGACATAGATAAAATCTTAATTATTGGATCCGGTGCGATTATCATCGGACAGGCTTGTGAGTTTGATTACTCCGGAACGCAGGCGTGTAAGGCACTCAAAGAAGAAGGGTACGAAATTACGCTTGTCAATAGCAATCCTGCGACTATCATGACAGATCCGGATTTTGCCGATCAGACCTATATTGAGCCGATTACAGCGGACACAGTGGAGCTTATAATTGCCAAGGAACGTCCGCAAGCATTGCTGCCAACACTCGGTGGGCAAACAGCTTTGAACGTGTCTGTTGAACTTGCCGAATCTGGTGTGTTAGACGAATATGAGGTTGAGCTGATTGGTGCGAAATTGCCTGCTATCCAAAAAGCGGAGGATCGCGCGCTCTTTAAAGAGGCGATGACAAAAATCGGATTGGCAGTTCCGAAGAGCGGTATCGCCCACTCGGTACAAGAAGCACTCGCGCTCGTTCAAGAGATCGGATTCCCAGCGATCATCCGTCCTGCGTTTACGCTTGGTGGCACAGGTGGCGGTATCGCTTACAACATCGAAGAATACGAGAAAATGGTTGCGTCGGGGCTTGCCCTGAGTCCAATCAATGAACTACTCATTGAAGAGTCTGTCATCGGATGGAAAGAATTCGAATTGGAAGTTATGCGCGATGGTGCGGACAATGTCGTCATAATATGCTCAATTGAAAATGTCGATGCCATGGGAGTCCACACCGGCGATAGCATCACTGTGGCACCTATCCAAACATTGACAGATAAAGAATATCAACTGATGCGGGATTCAGCGATCAAGATTATTCGAGAGATTGGTGTGGATACAGGCGGCTCCAATATCCAATTTGCTGTTGATCCAAAGACTGGCAAACAGGTCGTCATTGAGATGAACCCTCGCGTTTCCCGGAGTTCCGCCCTTGCGTCAAAAGCCACTGGATTTCCAATTGCGAAAATCGCAGCGAAACTCGCTGTCGGCTATAATTTAGATGAGATTCCCAACGACATTACAGCTGAGACGCCCGCATGCTTTGAGCCGACTATTGATTACGTGGTCGTCAAAATTCCGAGATGGGCTTTTGAAAAGTTTCAAGGGACCGATGAAACACTCACAACACAGATGAAATCTGTCGGCGAAGCGATGGCTATCGGAAGAACCTTTAAAGAGGCATTACAAAAAGGATTGCGTTCGTTGGAGACCGGATGGCACGGTTTAGATAACCATCCACTTGAGGCGTTACCACTTTCTGAACTACCGAGCAAGTTAAGCATTCCGAACGTCAAACGAATTTTTTATATTAAAGCGGCTCTCGCACGTGGGATGAGCATTGAGGAAATTCACGCTTACACACACATCGACCCATTTTTTCTCTACAATATGAAGGAAATCGTTGATTTTGAAAACGCTTTGTCTGAACCTGATGCCCGACACTATATAGACCAGCATTTACAAAATCCTGATACCGATGGTGAGGTTCCCAAAAAACTTTTACAACAAGCAAAACAGTTCGGATTTTCAGATCGACAGTTGGGGGACATTTACGGTGTTTCTGAAGAAACCATCCGAGAATGTCGGAAAGGTCTCGGCGTTCATGCAACTTTCAAAACTGTTGACACTTGTGCCGCGGAGTTTGAAGCAGAAACGCCTTACTATTATTCGACCTGTTCGAGTGAAGATGAGGTGCGTCCGTCTGATAAACCTAAAATCATGATACTCGGTGGCGGTCCGAATCGTATTGGTCAGGGGATCGAATTCGACTACTGTTGTGTCCATGCCGCCCTCGCACTCAAAGCCGATGGTTATGAAACCATCATGGTAAACAGTAATCCAGAGACTGTTAGTACCGATTATGATACCTCCGATCGGCTTTACTTTGAACCGTTAACCTGTGAAGACGTTCTCAATATTTATCACAAAGAGAAGCCATCTGGTGTGATTGTTCAATTCGGTGGGCAAACCCCGTTGAACCTTGCGATTGCGCTCAAAGCTGCAGGTGTACCGATTATCGGTACGAGTCCTGAAGATATAGCCCGTTCCGAGGACCGGCGCCTTTTCAAAGCGGTTTTAGACGACATCGGGTTAATGCAACCGCCTAACGGAACAGCGACATCGAGTGAGGAAGCTGCCCCTATAGCTGCGGCACTCGGCTATCCTGTTATCGTTCGTCCGTCGTATGTTTTAGGCGGACGCGCCATGCAGATCGTTTACGATGAAGAACTCCTGCACGAATACATGCACTCCGCTGTTCAAGCTTCACCTGAACATCCTGTACTCATAGATAAATACCTTGAAGAAGCGATTGAAGTGGATGTTGATGCAATATCTGATGGAAACCTTACCGTTATCGGTGGTATCATGGAGCACATTGAGGAGGCTGGCATCCATTCAGGGGACAGTGACTGCGTGCTGCCACCTTATACGCTCGTGGATGAACAGATTGAAAATCTCAAGACCTTCACCTACGCCTTGGCAAAAGCCCTAAATGTCCGTGGTTTGATGAACGTCCAATACGCGATAAAGAACGATGAGATTTATGTGCTTGAGGTGAATCCGCGGGCATCCAGAACCATTCCATTCGTGAGTAAAGCCATTGGTGTGCCGCTAGCAAAGCTCGCAGCACGTGCGATGGCTGGCAAGTCCCTCACTGAACTTGGGTTTACAAACGAAATTGAACCCGCGTATTTCAGTGTCAAGGCTCCGGTATTTCCTTTTAACCGCTTTCCGGGTTCAAACACGCGCTTGGGTCCTGAGATGAAATCGACTGGGGAGGTCATGGGAATTGATACCGATGTTTCCCGCGCCTTTGCGAAGGCACAAAAGGCGTGTGGTTATACTTTACCACTCGGTGGTAAGGTCTTCATCAGTGTGAAAAACAAAGATAAGCGTGCCATTATTTTCATCGCCAAAAAACTTACGGACATGGGTTTCGAGCTTATCGCTACGCACGGAACCGCAAAGGTCCTCCTTCGCAATGGAATGGAGTCAGAGCTGGTCTTCAGTATCGGTAAAGGGAGACCGACGATTCATGATTACATCAAAAATCATGCGGTAGATCTTATCATCAACACACCGACCGGGGACTTACATCGTCCTAATGAACTCCTAATTCGCGAAATGGCGATAGCACACGATATCCCGATCTTCTCAACCATACCCGGAGCGGCTGCGGCTGTTAACGCCATTGACGCGTTGCAGCGCGGAGATATTACAGTCACGCCACTTCAAGATTATTTTCAGTTGCTTTAA
- a CDS encoding DNA helicase UvrBC, translating into MANESIQRNTRWVQTFDRILESLNLDAERPVSVLQIEDGREVVVVQPNAFTISRIYATGRPDGMRPHGVDSYYDYFFARLREYEEQHGTREGFQLESEEWEILFEESFHRYTRYLLFAGIKRWEDVQRDTATNLAVTNLARECAPSETAWRSYQYKGYMLMMHSIAKAELSLQEDDTATALQQIDAGIQQIGEFCGECLREEHGEAENITRERYLSNLIEFRSDLETLDSDATEAESDEEDILAELERLLNEDEE; encoded by the coding sequence ATGGCGAATGAATCTATACAGAGAAACACCCGGTGGGTTCAAACTTTCGACCGAATACTTGAGTCGCTAAACCTTGATGCAGAGCGTCCTGTGAGTGTTCTGCAGATTGAAGATGGTAGGGAAGTCGTCGTTGTACAACCCAATGCTTTCACTATCTCGCGAATTTATGCGACTGGTCGTCCTGATGGTATGCGTCCACACGGTGTAGATTCCTATTACGATTACTTCTTCGCGAGGTTGCGAGAGTATGAAGAACAGCACGGAACCCGTGAGGGGTTTCAATTGGAGTCGGAGGAATGGGAAATCCTTTTTGAGGAATCTTTTCATCGTTATACCCGTTACCTTCTATTCGCAGGTATCAAACGGTGGGAAGATGTCCAACGCGATACCGCTACGAATCTGGCAGTAACAAATTTGGCACGCGAATGTGCTCCATCCGAAACTGCTTGGCGGAGTTACCAGTATAAGGGATATATGCTCATGATGCACAGCATCGCTAAGGCAGAATTGAGCCTGCAAGAGGACGATACAGCGACAGCATTGCAACAGATTGACGCTGGAATACAACAGATTGGGGAGTTCTGTGGCGAATGTTTACGCGAGGAACACGGTGAGGCAGAAAATATTACCCGTGAACGTTATCTCAGCAACCTTATAGAATTTCGATCCGATCTGGAGACACTGGATTCAGACGCTACCGAAGCAGAAAGCGATGAAGAAGATATCTTGGCAGAGTTGGAGAGATTGCTAAACGAGGATGAGGAATAG